A window of the Myripristis murdjan chromosome 15, fMyrMur1.1, whole genome shotgun sequence genome harbors these coding sequences:
- the LOC115372401 gene encoding gap junction alpha-5 protein-like has product MADWSLLGNFLEEVQEHSTSIGKVWLTILFIFRILVLGTAAESTWGDEQEDFNCDTEQPGCENVCYDRAFPIAHIRYWVLQIVFVSTPSLIYMGHAMHTVRREEKRRREEEEGEGRATEDDPGGGGGGGGGGGEGRGEGGGHKQEKKRQKDEGGEKDDGASAGRVRLKGALLQTYILSILIRSIMEVVFLCLQYFLYGIFLHPLYVCKAWPCPHPVNCYVSRPTEKNVFIVFMLVVSGVSLVLSVLELQHLAWRHCCRRLFSRGKAVAPSHATLARQLSLSPPPPSTPPPDFTQCVIGSPHFLPLPYPNHRLHSQQNCENMAAERHKMAAAVEENFLQMSCYSPAGEKAGCGQTQKGSYQGSEANCYSPGSGEAGCPPIQNGGPGGPVLCQNGAVLQKDKRRFSKTSGSSSRTRADDLAV; this is encoded by the exons aTGGCAGACTGGAGCCTGCTGGGAAACTTCCTGGAGGAAGTACAGGAACATTCTACCTCTATTGGCAAG GTGTGGCTGACCATCCTGTTTATCTTCCGTATCCTGGTGCTCGGGACGGCTGCTGAGTCGACGTGGGGTGACGAACAAGAGGACTTCAACTGTGACACTGAGCAGCCGGGCTGTGAGAACGTCTGCTACGACCGGGCTTTCCCTATAGCACATATACGATACTgg GTGCTCCAGATAGTGTTTGTGTCCACGCCGAGTCTGATCTACATGGGCCACGCCATGCACACTGTGcgcagagaggagaagaggagacgtgaagaagaggagggagagggaagagccACAGAGGACGAtcctggaggaggtggaggaggaggaggaggaggaggagaggggagaggagagggaggaggacacaaacaggagaagaagaggcagaaggatgaaggaggagagaaggatgaCGGTGCCTCAGCAGGCCGTGTGCGTCTGAAGGGGGCGCTGCTGCAGACGTACATACTGAGCATCCTGATACGAAGCATCATGGAG GTGGTGTTCCTGTGTCTGCAGTACTTCCTGTATGGAATCTTCCTCCATCCTCTGTACGTCTGCAAg GCCTGGCCGTGTCCCCATCCGGTAAACTGCTACGTGTCCAGACCCACAGAGAAGAACGTCTTCATCGTGTTCATGCTGGTTGTGTCGGGCGTCTCCCTGGTCCTCAGTGTGCTCGAGCTGCAGCACCTGGCATGGAGGCACTGCTGCAG gcgGCTGTTCAGCAGAGGGAAGGCCGTTGCCCCCAGCCACGCCACACTGGCAAGacagctgtctctctcccctccgcCACCATCGACCCCGCCCCCAGACTTCACCCAGTGTGTGATTGGCTCTCCGCACTTTCTGCCCCTGCCTTACCCCAACCACCGCCTGCACAGCCAGCAGAACTGTGAAAACATGGCTGCTGAGAGGCACAAAATGGCCGCTGCCGTGGAGGAAAACTTCCTCCAGATGAGCTGCTACTCGCCTGCAGGGGAGAAAGCCGGATGCGGTCAAACTCAGAAGGGCAGCTACCAGGGGAGCGAGGCTAACTGCTACAGCCCTGGCAGCGGGGAAGCTGGCTGCCCTCCGATCCAAAATGGCGGTCCAGGTGGGCCGGTGCTTTGCCAGAATGGAGCAGTCCTTCAGAAGGACAAGCGACGATTCAGCAAAACCAGTGGAAGCAGCAGCCGGACAAGGGCTGATGATCTTGCTGTTTAG